The following proteins come from a genomic window of Synechococcus sp. NB0720_010:
- a CDS encoding AEC family transporter yields MLRLVLELAPCLLGGFWLGRRFPTLPSRLAQPLLRWGMPLSLTGLLLKGGLPLSAIPMAGLIAGLTLGGLILCRQAPGLLPTRSLQLGAMVGNTGYFGLPVAIALLPSEALGFSVIYDLIGTLITWSAGPLLLSPGKSSATAMTLLKTPVVQALLLALPLGLTPWGPLLGQWLWLPARIVLWMLLLLVGMRLGLVLQRIDQADQGERPSLTGALVIKLLLLPALMWLLSGLLQLPELMRQALVLQAAAPTAMSVLLLAEAADAQNRGGKETLPAARLVLWSSGAAALSLPLWFQLTAAM; encoded by the coding sequence ATGCTTCGCCTCGTTCTGGAACTCGCTCCCTGCCTCCTCGGTGGGTTCTGGCTGGGCCGGCGTTTCCCAACTCTCCCCAGCCGCCTGGCACAACCGCTCTTGCGCTGGGGCATGCCCCTCAGCCTCACGGGACTGCTCTTAAAAGGAGGCCTGCCCCTCAGCGCGATCCCCATGGCGGGGCTCATTGCCGGCTTGACCTTGGGCGGACTGATCCTCTGCCGCCAGGCCCCTGGCCTGCTTCCCACCCGCAGCCTGCAGCTGGGGGCGATGGTGGGCAACACCGGCTACTTCGGGCTTCCCGTCGCCATTGCCCTATTGCCCAGTGAGGCTCTGGGCTTCAGCGTCATCTATGACCTTATCGGAACCCTGATCACCTGGAGTGCCGGTCCGCTGCTGTTGTCGCCAGGGAAAAGCTCAGCCACGGCGATGACCCTGCTGAAGACACCCGTCGTTCAGGCCCTGCTCCTGGCCCTCCCCCTCGGACTCACCCCATGGGGGCCCCTCCTGGGGCAATGGCTCTGGCTCCCCGCACGAATCGTGCTCTGGATGCTGCTGCTTCTGGTGGGGATGCGACTGGGGCTGGTGCTGCAGCGAATCGATCAAGCGGACCAGGGCGAGAGGCCCTCATTGACCGGCGCCCTGGTGATCAAGCTGCTGCTGCTCCCCGCCTTGATGTGGCTCCTGAGCGGACTGCTGCAACTACCGGAGCTGATGCGACAGGCGCTGGTCCTCCAGGCCGCTGCGCCGACGGCAATGTCCGTGCTCCTGCTCGCTGAAGCCGCCGACGCCCAAAACAGAGGCGGCAAGGAAACCCTTCCCGCCGCCCGACTGGTGCTCTGGAGCAGTGGGGCCGCTGCCCTCAGCCTGCCGCTCTGGTTTCAGCTCACCGCGGCCATGTGA
- the gap gene encoding type I glyceraldehyde-3-phosphate dehydrogenase gives MTVRIGINGFGRIGRLAFRRAMATPGVEVAGINDLIDVDYLAYLLRYDSTHGRFKGEVKVENGQLVVDGNAIRITAERDPSNLKWDAIGVDTVLESTGFFLTDALARTHIEAGAKRVVMSAPSKDETPMFVMGVNHSSYAGQDIVSNASCTTNCLAPLAKVVHDNFGIVSGLMSTVHATTATQKPVDSPSLKDWRGGRGAGQSIIPSSTGAAKAVGRVIPELNGKLTGMAFRVPTPDVSVVDLTVNLARPASYEQVKAAMRAASQGELKGILGYTEDQVVSNDFLGESCTSVFDAGAGMALSDTFMKLVSWYDNEWAYSCKCIDLITHMAAVS, from the coding sequence TTGACCGTTCGGATCGGCATCAATGGTTTTGGTCGGATTGGCCGCCTGGCCTTCCGCCGCGCGATGGCCACTCCCGGGGTTGAGGTGGCGGGCATCAATGACTTGATTGATGTCGATTACCTGGCCTATCTGCTGCGCTACGACTCCACCCACGGCCGCTTCAAAGGCGAGGTCAAGGTGGAGAACGGTCAGCTGGTGGTCGATGGGAACGCCATCCGGATTACGGCTGAGCGGGATCCAAGCAACCTCAAGTGGGATGCCATTGGAGTCGACACGGTCCTCGAGAGCACGGGCTTTTTCCTGACGGATGCCCTGGCACGCACCCACATCGAGGCCGGGGCCAAGCGGGTGGTGATGAGCGCCCCCTCCAAGGACGAGACCCCGATGTTCGTGATGGGGGTGAACCACAGCAGTTACGCCGGCCAGGACATCGTCTCCAACGCCAGCTGCACGACCAACTGCCTGGCGCCCTTGGCCAAGGTGGTCCACGACAACTTCGGCATTGTCAGTGGCTTGATGAGCACGGTCCACGCCACGACGGCCACGCAGAAGCCTGTGGATAGCCCGTCGCTAAAGGACTGGCGCGGTGGCCGCGGGGCCGGCCAGAGCATCATTCCCAGCTCCACTGGCGCTGCGAAGGCTGTGGGCCGGGTGATCCCAGAACTGAACGGCAAGCTCACGGGCATGGCCTTCCGGGTCCCGACCCCGGATGTCTCCGTGGTCGACCTCACGGTGAATCTGGCCAGGCCCGCCAGCTATGAGCAGGTCAAGGCGGCGATGAGGGCCGCCTCTCAAGGGGAGTTGAAGGGAATCCTGGGTTACACCGAAGACCAGGTGGTCTCCAATGATTTCCTGGGTGAGAGCTGCACCTCCGTCTTCGATGCCGGCGCTGGAATGGCCCTGAGCGACACCTTTATGAAACTGGTGTCCTGGTACGACAACGAGTGGGCCTACAGCTGCAAGTGCATTGACCTGATCACTCACATGGCCGCGGTGAGCTGA
- a CDS encoding cation diffusion facilitator family transporter: MGHHDHHHHAGAFRWSVLLNAFLTGAQLAIGFGFGSLALIGDAIHNLGDVVGLLLAWGAERLSLKPPRGRFTYGFARSTHLAALINGLLVFGAGLLVVVEGLDRLQQPEPLVAGPVAVAAAAGIAINLLSARLFGAQDHLDLNRRAAVLHLLSDAAVSAAVLLSAILVALTGRTELDAITAIAVGAAVMVSAYGLLKQALAASLDAVPEGHDLQSIEAALRELPGVLRVSELHVWGLGGRRVALTAHLQVQSEPSVDLLRLGEERLRQLGIDHSTLQIEPQS; the protein is encoded by the coding sequence ATGGGTCACCACGACCACCACCATCACGCTGGGGCGTTTCGCTGGAGCGTGCTGCTGAATGCCTTCCTGACGGGAGCGCAGTTGGCGATCGGCTTTGGCTTTGGCTCCCTCGCCTTGATCGGCGATGCGATTCACAACCTCGGGGATGTGGTGGGCCTGCTCTTGGCTTGGGGCGCAGAGCGGCTGAGCTTGAAGCCCCCTCGCGGTCGCTTCACCTATGGCTTTGCCCGCAGCACCCACCTGGCGGCCTTGATCAATGGTCTTCTGGTGTTTGGTGCGGGCCTGCTGGTGGTGGTGGAAGGCCTGGACCGGCTGCAGCAGCCCGAACCCCTGGTGGCTGGGCCCGTGGCCGTTGCTGCCGCTGCAGGGATTGCGATCAATTTGCTGTCCGCGCGGTTGTTTGGGGCGCAGGACCATCTCGATCTCAATCGCCGCGCGGCGGTGCTGCATCTGCTGAGCGATGCGGCGGTCTCAGCCGCTGTGTTGCTCAGCGCGATCCTGGTGGCGCTGACCGGCCGCACGGAGCTCGATGCGATCACGGCCATTGCGGTCGGTGCAGCAGTCATGGTCAGTGCCTATGGGCTGCTGAAGCAAGCCCTGGCGGCAAGCCTTGATGCGGTCCCGGAGGGGCACGATCTGCAGTCCATTGAGGCGGCCTTGCGGGAGCTGCCGGGGGTGTTGCGCGTGAGCGAACTCCATGTCTGGGGCCTGGGTGGCCGCCGGGTGGCGCTGACGGCCCATTTGCAGGTGCAGAGCGAGCCATCGGTTGATCTGCTCCGCCTTGGCGAGGAGCGCCTACGCCAGCTGGGCATCGACCACAGCACCCTGCAGATTGAGCCCCAGTCCTGA
- a CDS encoding iron-containing alcohol dehydrogenase family protein → MAVSAVQQHAIAPANVLRGEGAWAEALPLIADLCQAPLLLGRSAATRELRLGLEADLKTQGLRAVSAELEFDCCEEDLIRLAELSQSQGCDGVVACGGGKVLDAGKLLAHRLGLPCITVPTSAATCAGWTALANLYSPQGAFQGDVALEHCPELLVFDHGLVASAPNRTLASGIADAMAKWYEASVSSGASRDGLVQQAVQQARVLRDQLLLEAEQALGEVGGEAWVRVAEASGLTAGLIGGIGGARCRTVAAHAVHNGLTQLEASHGQLHGEKVGFGILVQLRLEESVGGSQLAAQARRQLLPFFQRLALPVSLKDLGLAQASLAELQEVADFACRPGSDLHHLPFSVGPADVLAALVSTTAALSSVDA, encoded by the coding sequence ATGGCTGTCTCCGCCGTTCAGCAACACGCCATTGCACCCGCCAACGTGTTGCGCGGCGAAGGAGCCTGGGCTGAAGCACTGCCGCTGATCGCGGACCTCTGCCAAGCACCGCTGCTTCTCGGCCGCAGCGCGGCCACCCGAGAACTGCGTCTTGGGCTCGAAGCCGATCTCAAGACCCAAGGCCTACGGGCGGTCAGCGCGGAGCTCGAGTTCGACTGCTGCGAAGAGGACCTCATCCGTCTAGCGGAGCTGAGCCAATCCCAGGGCTGTGATGGGGTCGTGGCCTGCGGCGGCGGCAAGGTGCTCGATGCCGGCAAGTTGCTGGCCCACCGCCTGGGGCTCCCCTGCATCACCGTGCCCACCAGTGCCGCCACCTGCGCTGGCTGGACGGCGCTGGCCAATCTCTACAGCCCCCAGGGGGCATTCCAGGGAGATGTCGCTCTGGAGCACTGCCCGGAGCTGCTGGTCTTCGACCACGGCCTGGTGGCCTCAGCCCCCAACCGCACCCTGGCCAGCGGCATCGCCGATGCCATGGCCAAGTGGTACGAGGCTTCCGTCAGCAGCGGCGCCAGCCGCGATGGCCTAGTGCAACAGGCCGTGCAACAGGCCCGGGTGCTGCGGGATCAACTGCTGCTGGAGGCCGAGCAGGCCCTCGGGGAGGTCGGCGGCGAGGCCTGGGTGCGCGTGGCGGAAGCCAGCGGCCTGACGGCCGGCCTGATCGGAGGGATTGGCGGCGCCCGCTGCCGCACCGTCGCCGCCCATGCGGTCCACAACGGCCTGACCCAACTGGAGGCCAGCCACGGCCAACTCCACGGGGAGAAGGTGGGCTTTGGAATCCTGGTGCAACTGCGCCTGGAGGAAAGCGTCGGGGGTAGCCAGCTGGCGGCCCAGGCCAGGCGGCAACTGCTGCCCTTCTTCCAACGACTTGCGCTGCCCGTCAGCCTGAAAGACCTCGGGCTCGCCCAGGCCAGCCTCGCGGAGCTCCAGGAGGTGGCGGACTTTGCCTGCAGGCCTGGCTCAGATCTCCATCACCTGCCCTTCAGCGTCGGTCCAGCCGATGTCCTGGCGGCCCTGGTCAGCACCACCGCCGCCCTGAGCAGCGTGGATGCCTGA
- a CDS encoding alpha/beta fold hydrolase has translation MPEHLDQRQLLERAAKTLLDPKGQAIARAVQWWDLPSACDQTHEPWPVAVLGSGAPVLLLHGFDSSHLEFRRLSPLLSAHAQLFIPDLYGFGFCPRPQGGDYSPAGVLRHLEAVLDAVLERSGAQRVGLIGASMGGSAAVELARRRPHQIDRLLLLAPAGLTGKPMPVPPLLNQLGARFLALPAIRRGLCRSAFAQPDRDVGPAELEIASIHLRCPNWAPALAAFAGSGGFGGCGLPLPHQRLQVLWGANDRILQGKAKADTAVLLGERITELGDCGHLPHIDQPDTVVRTWHG, from the coding sequence ATGCCTGAGCACCTGGATCAGCGGCAGCTGCTGGAGCGCGCCGCCAAAACCCTGCTGGATCCCAAAGGACAGGCCATCGCTCGGGCGGTGCAGTGGTGGGACCTGCCGAGCGCCTGCGACCAAACCCATGAACCCTGGCCCGTGGCGGTCCTGGGCTCTGGAGCGCCGGTGCTGCTGCTGCATGGCTTTGACAGTTCCCATCTGGAATTTCGGCGGCTCAGCCCGCTGCTCTCAGCCCACGCCCAACTATTCATCCCCGACCTCTACGGCTTTGGCTTCTGCCCCCGCCCCCAGGGCGGCGACTACAGCCCCGCGGGGGTGCTGCGCCATCTGGAAGCCGTGCTCGATGCGGTCCTCGAGCGCAGTGGCGCCCAGCGGGTTGGCCTGATTGGTGCCTCCATGGGCGGATCGGCCGCCGTGGAATTGGCCCGCCGGCGCCCGCACCAGATCGATCGCTTGCTGCTGCTTGCCCCAGCGGGTCTGACGGGCAAACCCATGCCGGTTCCGCCCCTGCTCAACCAACTGGGCGCGCGCTTTTTGGCCCTGCCGGCGATTCGGCGCGGGCTCTGCCGCAGTGCCTTTGCCCAACCCGACCGTGATGTCGGGCCCGCCGAGCTGGAGATCGCCTCGATCCATCTGCGCTGCCCCAACTGGGCCCCCGCCCTCGCGGCCTTTGCCGGCAGTGGAGGCTTCGGAGGCTGCGGGTTGCCGCTACCGCACCAGAGACTGCAGGTGCTCTGGGGCGCCAATGACCGGATCCTGCAGGGCAAAGCCAAGGCCGACACTGCAGTTCTGTTAGGAGAGCGCATCACCGAGCTGGGCGATTGCGGGCATCTGCCCCACATCGATCAGCCCGACACCGTGGTGCGCACCTGGCATGGCTGA
- a CDS encoding LmeA family phospholipid-binding protein: MADPVLQLLASGLQFWIRQQCESVDQLELQLHGSTLALLRGRLEGVSLVARKAIFSALEIERVELRSGAISIQIGRLMKGQSLQLDQSFSVTGSAEFSGPGLSRSFSSAHWRGLGDQISEALLGLTPLQELTIAGDQLLVRAQGREMATQPLAEAGCVVLQQSDGPQRYALPGDPNITIERAELQSSRLLVSGRATVSP, encoded by the coding sequence ATGGCTGATCCCGTTCTGCAGCTGCTGGCCAGTGGTCTGCAGTTCTGGATTCGCCAGCAATGCGAGTCCGTCGATCAGCTCGAGCTCCAGCTGCACGGCTCCACCCTGGCCCTACTGCGGGGACGCCTCGAGGGGGTCAGCCTGGTGGCCCGCAAGGCGATCTTCAGTGCCCTTGAGATCGAGCGGGTGGAGCTGCGCAGCGGCGCGATCAGCATCCAGATCGGCCGGCTGATGAAGGGGCAGTCCCTGCAGCTGGATCAATCCTTCAGCGTGACGGGCAGCGCCGAATTCAGTGGCCCTGGCCTGAGCCGCTCGTTTAGCAGTGCCCATTGGCGCGGCCTAGGCGATCAAATCAGCGAGGCACTGCTGGGGCTGACGCCGCTGCAGGAGTTGACGATCGCAGGCGACCAGCTGCTGGTGCGCGCCCAGGGCCGGGAGATGGCGACCCAGCCGCTGGCGGAGGCTGGCTGCGTTGTCCTGCAGCAGAGCGATGGTCCCCAGCGCTATGCCCTGCCCGGAGACCCCAACATCACCATCGAACGGGCGGAACTGCAGTCCAGCCGGCTGCTGGTCAGCGGCAGAGCGACGGTCAGTCCCTAG
- a CDS encoding phosphatidate cytidylyltransferase has product MIPPPRTRTSPQRLLSGYAAGAFGLLVVGLGGWWFTIALGVMVHLGLLEYFDLARAKGIRPASKTTLVLVQLLLITTQWAHGGDVAGVGFASELSAAVLPVAGAIICGWLLLQPVTGTIADIASSIFALFYLGYLPSYWIRLRDLTDPLLAPNLQHWPLPLTSGMVLMLMACLQIVATDIGSYMIGRRYGRTPLSPTSPGKTVEGALGGLICSMLLGALFGVLLGWSWGWAIGALLGAMVTVFALVGDLTESMMKRDAGVKDSGDFLPGHGGILDRIDSYLFIPAVFFTVVTFLA; this is encoded by the coding sequence TTGATTCCTCCCCCGCGCACACGAACCTCCCCCCAGCGCCTGCTGAGCGGCTACGCCGCCGGTGCCTTTGGCTTGTTGGTGGTGGGGCTGGGGGGCTGGTGGTTCACCATCGCCCTGGGGGTGATGGTCCACCTGGGCCTGCTGGAGTACTTCGACCTGGCCCGGGCCAAGGGCATACGGCCAGCCAGCAAGACCACCTTGGTGCTGGTGCAGCTGCTGCTGATTACCACCCAGTGGGCCCATGGCGGCGATGTGGCGGGGGTCGGCTTTGCCTCGGAGCTCTCCGCTGCGGTGCTGCCGGTGGCCGGGGCGATCATCTGCGGCTGGCTGCTGTTGCAGCCCGTCACCGGGACGATCGCCGATATCGCCTCCTCCATCTTTGCCCTGTTCTATTTGGGCTATCTGCCCAGCTACTGGATTCGCCTGCGTGATCTCACCGATCCGCTCTTGGCGCCGAATCTTCAGCACTGGCCTTTGCCGCTGACCTCGGGGATGGTCTTGATGCTGATGGCCTGCCTGCAGATCGTGGCGACGGACATCGGCAGCTACATGATTGGCCGCCGCTACGGCCGCACCCCCCTCTCGCCCACCTCTCCGGGGAAAACCGTGGAGGGGGCCCTGGGCGGGTTGATCTGCTCGATGCTGCTAGGAGCCCTATTTGGCGTGCTGCTGGGCTGGAGCTGGGGCTGGGCGATTGGTGCCCTGCTTGGGGCGATGGTCACGGTTTTCGCCCTGGTGGGGGACCTGACCGAATCAATGATGAAGCGCGATGCCGGTGTCAAGGATTCGGGCGATTTCCTGCCCGGCCATGGCGGCATCCTCGATCGCATCGACAGCTATCTGTTCATCCCGGCGGTGTTTTTCACCGTGGTGACCTTCCTGGCCTAG
- the cbiT gene encoding precorrin-6Y C5,15-methyltransferase subunit CbiT has protein sequence MPAAGKGSFQWDFVTPGLPDAAFADAPGFSPTPMEQRVMLLSHLRPKSDSLVWDVGGGTGALALEIARLMPAGAVHTLERDPDGIELLERNRRRFGIENLHIHQGEAPDGLAQLPPRPDRVLLEVGRPLRDVLHQVWEALVPAGRLVISTASLEGLVDATDTLGQLAAVDLQVVQATVHRMQRRGSQARLAAAEPLFLIAAERP, from the coding sequence ATGCCCGCGGCAGGGAAGGGCTCCTTCCAATGGGACTTCGTTACCCCGGGTTTGCCGGATGCGGCCTTTGCCGATGCCCCCGGCTTCAGCCCGACCCCGATGGAGCAGCGGGTGATGCTGCTCTCGCACCTGCGGCCCAAGAGCGATTCCCTGGTCTGGGATGTGGGCGGCGGCACCGGTGCCCTGGCCCTGGAGATCGCCCGCTTGATGCCCGCCGGAGCGGTCCACACCCTCGAGCGGGATCCCGACGGCATTGAGCTGCTGGAGCGCAACCGCCGCCGCTTTGGCATTGAGAACCTGCACATCCACCAGGGGGAAGCGCCCGATGGCCTGGCGCAGTTGCCGCCGCGCCCGGATCGGGTGCTGCTGGAGGTGGGCCGTCCCCTGCGGGATGTCCTGCATCAGGTCTGGGAGGCCCTGGTCCCAGCCGGGCGCCTGGTGATCAGTACCGCCAGCCTGGAGGGGCTGGTGGACGCCACCGATACCTTGGGGCAACTGGCGGCGGTCGATCTGCAGGTGGTGCAAGCCACGGTTCACCGGATGCAGCGCCGCGGCAGTCAGGCCCGCTTGGCGGCCGCAGAACCTCTGTTTTTGATTGCCGCGGAACGCCCTTGA
- a CDS encoding aminotransferase class I/II-fold pyridoxal phosphate-dependent enzyme, with translation MVLLQQLLQARRPRLPLHLPAHGRGRGLAPALVRLLRQAPGRWDLPELPEIGGPLEGEGAVADSQRAMADLLGAKRCWYGVNGASGLLQAGLLALAQPGERVLLPRNLHRSLLHGCLLGQLEPVLFDLPFDPASGLWLPPSPEHLEAVICAALAEGPLAALVLVSPSYQGLACDLAGLVALAHRQGLPVLLDEAHGAHLGLDPRLPATGLGAGADLVVQSLQKAAGGLAQSAVLLQGANSDLDPGQIERALLWLQTSSPSALLLASTEAALLHLRSTQGRQQLRRALDQGLRLRQRLQALGLQLLENQDPLRLSWICAADGINGLEADEWLMQRGVIAELPEPGCLTFCLGLQPPRGLLRQLPAALRQLRRSLGSDEVLSFNPPPLPLVASPERPLAEAWRAPADAVPLDQAAGRLAAEPLCPYPPGIPLLIPGERIDGPRAAWLQEQRRLWPHQIADTVKVLIA, from the coding sequence ATGGTGTTGCTCCAGCAGCTGCTTCAGGCGCGCCGGCCCCGGTTGCCGCTGCATCTGCCGGCCCACGGCCGCGGGCGGGGCCTGGCGCCGGCCCTGGTCCGCTTGCTGCGCCAAGCCCCCGGCCGCTGGGATTTGCCGGAGTTGCCTGAGATCGGTGGACCGCTTGAGGGCGAGGGCGCCGTGGCGGACAGCCAACGGGCCATGGCGGATCTACTGGGAGCCAAGCGCTGCTGGTACGGCGTCAACGGGGCCAGTGGCCTGCTGCAAGCGGGTCTGCTGGCCCTGGCGCAACCGGGAGAGCGGGTCCTGCTGCCGCGCAACCTGCATCGCTCCCTGCTGCATGGCTGTCTGCTCGGGCAGTTGGAGCCGGTTCTGTTTGATCTGCCCTTTGATCCGGCCTCGGGTCTTTGGCTGCCGCCGAGTCCAGAACACCTGGAGGCGGTGATTTGCGCGGCCCTGGCCGAGGGGCCTCTTGCGGCGCTGGTGCTGGTCTCCCCCAGTTACCAAGGCCTCGCTTGCGATCTGGCGGGCTTGGTGGCGCTGGCCCACCGGCAGGGGCTGCCGGTGCTGCTCGATGAGGCCCATGGCGCCCACTTGGGTCTGGATCCGCGGCTGCCGGCGACTGGCCTGGGCGCTGGGGCGGATCTGGTGGTGCAGTCCCTGCAGAAGGCCGCCGGTGGTCTGGCCCAAAGTGCTGTGCTGCTGCAGGGTGCAAATAGTGATTTGGATCCCGGGCAGATCGAGCGGGCGCTGCTTTGGCTGCAAACCTCCAGCCCCAGCGCCCTGCTGCTCGCCTCAACGGAGGCGGCACTGCTGCATCTGCGCAGCACCCAGGGACGCCAGCAACTGCGCCGGGCCCTCGATCAGGGGCTGCGGCTGCGCCAGCGCCTCCAGGCTCTTGGCTTACAACTGCTGGAGAACCAAGACCCGCTGCGGCTGAGCTGGATCTGCGCCGCCGATGGCATCAATGGCCTGGAGGCCGATGAGTGGTTGATGCAGCGGGGGGTGATCGCGGAGCTGCCTGAGCCGGGTTGCCTGACCTTCTGTTTGGGATTGCAGCCGCCCAGGGGCCTGCTGCGGCAGTTGCCTGCGGCCCTACGCCAGTTGCGCCGGTCGCTTGGCAGCGATGAAGTGTTGTCCTTTAACCCTCCGCCGTTGCCCCTGGTGGCCAGCCCGGAGCGGCCCCTGGCCGAGGCCTGGCGGGCGCCGGCAGACGCGGTGCCCCTCGATCAGGCCGCCGGGCGCCTGGCGGCGGAACCGCTCTGCCCTTACCCCCCGGGGATTCCCCTGTTGATTCCCGGCGAGCGCATCGATGGGCCTCGGGCCGCCTGGTTGCAGGAGCAGCGGCGGCTTTGGCCCCATCAGATCGCTGATACGGTGAAGGTGCTGATCGCGTGA
- a CDS encoding AarF/ABC1/UbiB kinase family protein — protein sequence MSTYDPGRDLRWLLLRPWQLVGRLVVVLSSLLSLALVLVFQANNPDPKVQQRLGQKIFTTLTGLGPCFIKVGQALSTRPDLVRRDWLDQLTQLQDNLPAFPHAIALETIEADLGAPVQQLFEEFPDYPVAAASLGQVYRAKPVGGNWVAVKVQRPKLERQLRRDLVLIRLLGVMAAPLLPLNLGFGLGEIIDEFGRSLFEEIDYRKEADNAERFARMFEGNAAVIVPRVDRSLSGQRVLTTTWINGTKLQQRQELEAQHLDPASLIRTGVISGLQQLLEFGYFHADPHPGNLFALPGRTGALGHVAYVDFGMMDSISNSDRLTLTGAVVHLINRDFEGLAQDFVDLGFLNAKTDLTPIIPALEEVLGGALGENVGSFNFKAITDRFSELMYAYPFRVPARFALIIRAVVSQEGLAMRLDPSFRIINVAYPYVARRLLAGDTAEMREKLMEVLFDRDGRLQLERLENLLQVVENDDGGGGATDLLPVAGAGLKLLVGEEGKSLRQRLLLTLVRDNRLNTEDLRGLMQLLGRTFSPRRVAGRLLTRLNPLAA from the coding sequence ATGAGCACCTACGACCCGGGGCGTGACTTGCGCTGGCTGCTGCTGCGGCCCTGGCAGCTGGTCGGCCGCTTGGTCGTGGTGCTCAGCAGCCTGCTGAGCCTGGCGCTGGTGCTGGTCTTCCAGGCCAACAATCCCGACCCGAAGGTGCAGCAGCGCCTGGGGCAGAAGATTTTCACCACCCTGACTGGGCTGGGGCCCTGTTTCATCAAGGTGGGCCAGGCCCTCTCCACCCGCCCGGACCTAGTGCGGCGGGACTGGCTGGATCAGCTGACCCAACTGCAGGACAACCTGCCGGCCTTCCCCCACGCCATCGCCCTGGAGACGATCGAGGCCGACCTGGGGGCCCCTGTCCAGCAACTGTTTGAAGAGTTCCCGGACTACCCGGTAGCGGCCGCGAGCCTGGGCCAGGTGTACCGGGCCAAACCCGTCGGCGGGAACTGGGTGGCCGTGAAGGTGCAGCGCCCCAAGCTCGAGCGGCAGCTGCGCCGGGATCTGGTGCTAATCCGGCTGCTGGGGGTGATGGCCGCTCCGCTGCTGCCCCTCAACCTGGGCTTTGGCCTCGGGGAAATCATTGATGAGTTCGGCCGCTCCCTGTTTGAGGAGATCGACTACCGCAAAGAGGCGGACAACGCCGAGCGCTTCGCGCGGATGTTCGAAGGCAATGCAGCGGTAATCGTGCCGCGGGTGGACCGCAGCCTCTCGGGCCAGCGGGTGCTGACGACCACCTGGATCAACGGCACGAAACTGCAGCAGCGTCAGGAGCTGGAGGCCCAACACCTCGATCCCGCCTCCTTGATCCGCACGGGCGTGATCAGCGGCCTGCAGCAGCTACTGGAGTTCGGCTACTTCCACGCCGATCCCCACCCCGGCAACCTCTTTGCCCTTCCAGGCAGGACTGGAGCCCTGGGCCATGTGGCCTACGTGGACTTCGGGATGATGGATTCGATCAGCAACAGCGACCGACTGACCCTGACCGGGGCGGTGGTGCACCTGATCAACCGCGACTTTGAGGGCCTGGCTCAGGATTTCGTCGATCTGGGCTTCCTGAACGCCAAAACGGACCTCACCCCGATCATCCCCGCTCTCGAGGAGGTCCTCGGCGGCGCGCTCGGGGAAAACGTCGGCTCGTTCAACTTCAAGGCGATCACCGATCGCTTCTCGGAGTTGATGTACGCCTATCCCTTCCGAGTGCCGGCCCGCTTTGCCCTAATCATCCGCGCAGTGGTCAGCCAGGAGGGCCTGGCGATGCGCCTGGATCCCAGCTTCCGGATCATCAACGTCGCCTATCCCTATGTGGCCCGGCGCCTGCTGGCGGGGGACACCGCCGAGATGCGCGAAAAGTTGATGGAGGTGCTGTTCGATCGCGACGGACGCCTGCAGCTGGAGCGCCTGGAGAACCTGCTGCAGGTGGTCGAGAACGACGACGGCGGTGGCGGTGCCACGGACCTGCTGCCGGTCGCCGGCGCGGGCCTGAAGCTGCTCGTCGGCGAAGAGGGCAAGAGCCTGAGGCAGCGGTTGCTGCTGACCCTGGTGCGCGACAACCGACTGAACACCGAAGATCTGCGCGGCCTGATGCAATTGCTGGGCCGCACCTTCTCGCCGCGCCGTGTCGCTGGCCGCTTGCTCACTCGGCTGAACCCGCTGGCCGCTTAG
- a CDS encoding AbrB/MazE/SpoVT family DNA-binding domain-containing protein, translating into MRVKVQAWGNSLGLRIPKAYASELGVRAGSEMEVSVEAGALRAELAPPAQLDALLAKITDENRHDQIEWGEPSGGETW; encoded by the coding sequence ATGCGGGTCAAGGTTCAAGCGTGGGGAAACAGTCTCGGGCTACGCATCCCCAAGGCCTACGCCAGCGAACTCGGAGTGAGGGCAGGCAGTGAGATGGAAGTCAGCGTCGAGGCGGGAGCCTTGCGTGCTGAGCTGGCCCCTCCCGCTCAACTTGACGCGCTGCTGGCAAAGATCACCGACGAGAACCGCCATGACCAGATCGAGTGGGGCGAGCCCTCTGGAGGCGAGACATGGTGA
- the mazF gene encoding endoribonuclease MazF, with translation MVSAPERGDLIWLSFTPQQGREQAGRRPALVISPAAYNSKTGLALVCPITSKAKGYPFEVVLPNQGTVQGVVLTDQLRSLDWRARQAERIEKSPPDVVDQAVKLIGTLLTS, from the coding sequence ATGGTGAGCGCACCGGAACGCGGTGACTTGATCTGGCTGAGCTTCACGCCTCAGCAAGGCAGAGAGCAGGCTGGGCGCAGGCCAGCACTGGTGATCTCACCGGCGGCCTACAACAGCAAGACAGGCCTCGCCCTGGTCTGCCCAATCACCAGCAAAGCGAAGGGTTACCCGTTCGAAGTGGTTCTGCCGAATCAGGGAACCGTGCAAGGCGTTGTCCTGACGGATCAACTCAGAAGCCTCGACTGGCGTGCTCGCCAGGCCGAACGCATTGAAAAGTCTCCGCCTGATGTCGTGGACCAGGCCGTGAAGCTCATCGGAACCCTCCTGACCTCCTAG